Genomic DNA from Halorussus rarus:
CCTGGGGATACGGGACGTCGTCGTGCTGACGCCGTCAAGATATCGCCGACGCAGTCCGTCGGCAATGGAACGAAACGGCGAGGAGGAAGGTCGAGCTATCGGATGCGCGGCGACGCGAACCGGACGAGCAACCGACGATGTGCGCTGTCACCTGCCGGTTCTACAGCTATGAGAGTGGAGCACAGGATTGCGGAGTGGAGCGTAGAATTGCGGGCCAATAGGCTGCGACCGCCAACCGACGAGGAAGAACCAGACGACCGAGAGCAAAGACGACCGGATTCAGACGACCGCGTTCCACCACTGGTCGACGAGGAAGAACAGGCTGATGTAGCCCGCGTAGAGCAGCACCAGGACCGAGGCGGTTATCGACCCCTTGGGGCTGGTGATCTTCTCGTCGCGCCGGAGTTCGACCTCCTTGGACTCGAACTCGAAGAAGTCGGTGATGAACAGCCCGAGGACGAGCGACGAGAGGACCATGCCGGCGTGGTGGTGGAGCGTCAGCAGGTAGAACGACCCGAGCACGAGGACGACGTTCGACAGCTCGTGGAGCCAGTTGCGGTCGAGCTCCTCCTCGCGGTCGTCGCTCCGCGCCTGCTTGCGGTAGTCCCGGTACGCCCACCAGCGCGTGCCCATGTTGACCAGCACGAGCGCGAACACCACGTACTCGACGTAGGGTTCGAGCACGTCGATGGGTCCGAGCAGTGACAGCGGTTCCATACACGATATTCGGAAAGCCGACGTATTATATCCTTTCCATTGGTCCTCGGATCGCCGTCGCCCGCCGGCTACCGCTCGAAGAAGGGCCGGCTATCGGCGACCCGGACCAGGTCGAGGTGACCGTCCTCGCGGACCGAGACCGGCGTGTGGGGCCGGACCCGCCGGACCGCCTCGTCGTCGAGCAGCAGCGACACCGCGCCCTCGTCGCGCTCGACCGTGAGTTCCACCGGTCGGTCGGCCGACACCACCCAGTGGTCGACGTTCACCGCGAACGGCGCGACCGGGACGACCCCGACCACGCCCGACGCGGGTTCGAGCAGCGGGCCGCCCGCGCTCCGGCCGTAGCCGTGGCTCCCGGTCGGCGTCGAGACGGCCACGCCGTCGGCGCGGAACCGCGCGACCCGCTCGCCCCGGGACCGGACGCCGTACTCGGAGATGCGGGCGGGCTCCGTCGTCACCAGCATCACGTCGGCCAGCGCGCGCCCGACGCGCTCGCCCCCGACCGAGACCCCGAGGACCGCTCGCGGTTCGGTCTCGAACTCGCGCGCGAGCAGGGCGTCGATGGCCGACAACGAATCGTCCCCGCCGTCGACCGCCCGGTCCCCGGCGATTCCGCCGTAACCCGGCCCGGCGTCGACCGGTAGAACGGGCGCGTCCACCTCCGCGCGGACCAGCTTCAGCAGCGCCGACTCGCCGACCGCGGCGACCGCGTCGGGGTCGGCCGCGACCACCTCGCTCGCGGGACCGTCGACAACCGACGCCTCGTCCGCGACCGCGTCGCGGATCCGGTCCGCGAGCGCGCCCTCGCCAACGATTCCGAGCGTCATCCCCGTCCGGCCTCCTCGGCGTTCGCGCTACCCATTGGTACCTCCTTGCGTCGCCATCTGTGAAAAGCATACGGAGTCGGCTGGCCGGCGGCCCCGCGACGCTATCCGTCGTACGGCCAGTCGCCGATGATCTTCATCCCCTCGGCCTGGTCCTCGGCCTCGAGGGCGGCCGCGATCTCCTCGGGCTCCTTGTGCTCTACGTCGAACTCCTGGCTCGCGAGCCGGACCGTCAGCTCGGTCAGCAGTATCGCCTGCTCGCGGAGGTCCCGGACCTCGAGCTTGTCGAGCGTGTCGGCGTAGGTGTGGCCCCACCCGCGGCCCTCGTCGCCGGTCTCGCTCATGACGTGGTAGCCCGGCACGCCCCACTGGACGTACGGCCAGTGGTCGCTGTGCGGGCCCTGCTCGGGGATAGTCGTCACCGGGTGGCCGAAGTCGTCGCCGACCGCCTCGGCCGCCTCGTCGAGCGCGTCGAAGCCGTGCGTGTGGAACGAGAGCGTCCGCCCGCGGACCACCCCGTCGTTGTTCACGATGGCCTTGATGTCGTCGAGGTCCCGGCTCTCCGCGTCTCGGCCCGACCCGACCAGCCCGACCTCCTCGGCCCCGTAGGCGATGAAGTGGACCCTCGTGTCGAGTTCGTCCTCGCGGGCCGCGAGCGCCCTCGCCATCTCGACCACCATCGCGGTGCCGGCGCCGTTGTCCATCGCGCCCTCGGCGATGTCGTGAGCGTCGACGTGGCTGGTCACCAGGACCTCCTCGTCGGTGTCGGGACCGAGTTCGGCGTGGACGTTCCGGCTGGTCGCCTCGGAGGCATCTGCCTCGACGGCCACCTCGACCTCCTCGCCCTCCCACCGCCGCGCGAGCCGGGCGCCGACCTCCTTGCTGACGCCGACCGCCGGCACGTCGCCGATGGGGTCCTCGTCGGTGCCGACGCTGCCGGTCGGCGGGAGACACCCCTCCACGTGGTTCCGGAAGACGAACGCGGCCGCGCCGGCCTCGACGGCGTGGTAGTACTTCTCCCGGCGGTGGACGAACCGGTCGTAGTAGTCCGGGACGTTCGAGGCGGCCATCACGACCTTGCCGGAGAGGTCCGCGTCCTCGAAGTCCTCGGGCAGCCCGTGGCCGAGGTCCACGAGTTCGCCCGCCGCGGTCTCGGCGGGGCTCCGCGGGAGTGCGATGCAGTCCTGGACGGTGTCGCCGGCCCGGACCGCGCTGTCGCCGCGGGTCCAGCCCTGGACGTCGAACTCATCGAGGCGGGCGTTCCGGGCGCCGACGCGGTCGAGCGCCTCGCGCGCGAGCTCGGCGGCCTCGCGCTCGCCCTCGCTGCCGGCCATCCGGTCGCCGACGTCGACCAGCGACTCCAGGAGGTCCCATCCGGCGTCGCTTGCGAACGTCTCGCCGATCCACTGTGTCATACCACCGCATGAATCGGGTGACGGCGTAAGTTTTTCGAATCGAAAGTTCCGACGATTCGTCACTCGAACCCGGTTCTCGCCAACGACTCCTAGAAGATTCGGGGAGGAGCTTTTAAAGACGGTGGCCAGTTTAAGACATTTTGAGCCTCCAACAATACTTTATAACGATGGAGGCACATTTTGCCATAGACGGTCGGTGATCGACGATATGGCAATACAGGCACCCGACGTGACCCGCGTGGTCGAACCGGACGGAACCGTCGACGAGCGAACGGTCCCCGACCTCACAGAGTCGGCGGTGACCGACCTCTACCGGCTCCAGGTACTCGCCCGGACGTTCGACGAGAAGGCGGTGAAACTCCACCGCCAGGGGCGTATCGGGACGTACGCGCCCCTCCAGGGCCAGGAGGCCGCCCAGGTGGGCGCGGCCTTCGCGCTCTCGGAGTCGGACTACTGCTTCCCGACGTACCGGGACCACGCGATGTACCTCACGCGGGGGCTCGAACTCGAGGACGTGCTGGTCCACCTGCTCGGCGAGGGCAACTACGTCGACCGCGAGGACTCCGAGGGCCTCCGGACGTTCCCGCCGACCATCCCCATCGCGACCCAGTTGCCCCACGCGGTCGGCACGAGCATGGCGGCCGACTACCGGGGCGACGACTCCGCGACCCTGGTCAGCTTCGGCGACGGCGCGACCAGCGAGGGCGACTTCCACGAGGGGATGAACTTCGCCGGGGTCTTCGAGACCCCGACGGTGTTCTTCTGCCAGAACAACCAGTGGGCCATCTCGGTCCCGCGCGAGCGCCAGACCGCCTCGGCGACCATCGCCCAGAAGGCCCACGCGTACGGCTTCGACGGGGTCCGCGTCGACGGGAACGACGTGCTCGCGGTGTACGGCGCGGTCCGGGACGCCCTCGACGCCGCGAAGGACGGCGAGGGGCCGCGGCTCATCGAGGCGGTCACCTACCGCCGGGGCGCCCACACCACCACCGACGACCCCTCGAAGTACCGCGACGACGAGGAGGTCGAGGAGTGGCAGCAGAAGGACCCGCTCGAGCGCACCCGCGACTACCTCGAGGAGGCCCACGACTGGGGCGACGACGACGAGCGGGAGGTCCGCGAGTGGGCCGACGACCGGGTCGCCGAGGCGGTCGTGAACGTCGAGGACCGCACCGGCATGGACGTCGACGACATCTTCGAGCACGTCTACGCCCGGACGCCCGAAACGCTGCGGCGCCAGCGCCGCGAGGTCGTCGACGAACCGGAGGTCGAGCGGTAGTCGGGGACGGCGGTCCGGCAGTCGGGGCCGGGTCTCCGTCGCGGAGTCGCCCCGGCCCGCGGCCGCGTTCAGGTGGCTTTTTACTATTCGACCCGCAAGGTCCGGGTATGACAGTAGCGGACGACTCATCGGAAGAGCACGGCCACCACCTGCCGGCCGTCGAGGACTGGCCGCGCGGGTTCGGCGAGGCGAGCTGGTGGCCCTTCGTCACCGCGCTGGGCGGTGCGGGCATCTACATCGGGGCCGCCCTGTTCCTGCTCGGGCGGGGCCAGCAGCCCGTCGTCGACCCGATCTACGGTCCCGTGGCGTTCGTCGGGGCGGTCACCCTGTTCCTCGTGGGCCTGTACGGGTGGGTCTACCACGCCTTCGTCAAGGCGTTCTGGTCGAGCGACGGCCACGGCGGCAACGCGCTCAAGTGGGGCATGGTACTGTTCCTCGGCTCCGAGATGGCGACGTTCGGCGCCGGGTTCGTCTACTACTTCTGGATCCGCGTGGGAACGTGGTCGACCGAAGGGCTCCCGCACCTGCTCGGGTCGCTGGTACTCATCAACACCGCGCTGCTGGTGCTGTCCAGCATCACGCTCCACTGGGCCCACGTGGAACTCCGGAAGGACAACCGCCAGAACTTCCTCGTCGGGCTCGCGGCCACGCTGGTGCTCGGTATCGTCTTCATCGGCGGGCAGGTGTACGAGTACTACCAGTTCATCCAGCACGAGGGCTTCAACCTCGGGTCCGGAATCTTCGGTAGCGCCTTCTACGCGCTGACCGGCCTCCACGGGCTCCACGTCTCGATGGGCGCGGTCCTGCTGGGCATCGTGTTCGTCCGCGCGCTGTACGGGCAGTACACCGCCGACCAGGACCTGTCGGTCACGACGGTCTCGATGTACTGGCACTTCGTCGACGCGGTCTGGATCTTCCTCGTCGTCGTGCTGTACGCCGGCGCCGAGATCGCGGTCTGATAGGGTCGGTCGTGACCATTTTCGGCACGGGCGCTCCACCAACCGTTTTTCGGTCGTGAAATATTCCGCCGCCGGATTTTGACCGATACAGAATTACGACCGACCCTACGAGCCGCCGAGAGGCGATTCGGCTCCGGTCTTTTTCTCCTTCCGCCCCGTCGATCCGGGCGATGGGGCCCACCTACAACTTCGGCGCGTACCACTGGCGACGCCGCTTCCGTCGCATCGCGTCGGCGCTCGCACTCGCGGCGGCGAGCCGACTGCTGTGGCGCCGCGGTCGCTCGACCCGCCCCGCGGCGATTCTCCTCGCGCTCGCGGCCGTGTGGCGCGGCTACGCTCCGGTCAGGCGGCTCCTCTCGCCGCCGCCCTGGACGGTCGAGCGGGAGAAGTACGACGCGCTCGGCCGGGCGCTCCCCGTCGCCGACGCCGACCTCGTGGTCGACGTGGGCTGTGGCACCGGTCGCTCGCTGGTCGGCCTCGCACCGTGGCTCCCCGACGACGCCACCGTCGTGGGGCTCGACGTGTTCGATTCGCGGATCATCCTCGGGAACGGTCCCGCGCTCGCCCGCCGGAACGCGGCGCGGGCCGGCCTCGATGTCGCGCCCGTGGCGGGCGATGCGAGCAGGCTCCCCCTCGGGGACGACACCGCCGATGCGGTCACGGCCTGCCGGGTCCTCCACGACCTGCCGCGGGCCGACGCCGAGCGCGCGCTGGCCGAAGCCCGCCGCGCGTGTCGGCCCGACGGGGTGGTCGGCGTCCTGGAGCTTCCGCTGACCCACGGCGCGGACGCCGACCCGGTGGACTACTGGCGGGGGCTGGTCGACGCGGCGGGGTTCGACGTCCGGCGCGCGGAGCCCGTCACCGGCGACGGCGCCGGAACGGAGTACGTGGTCGTCGTCGCCGAGCCCGGCCCGACGGCCGACTGAGCGCTATCTCCCGAGTAGCTATCGACTGCTGGGAGTACGGTGTAACGAAAAGGGAGCGGTGTCGAGAGAAGCGAGGCGGAGCGGCGCGACGTCAGGCCGAACTGTTGCCCTGCTGCTCGTCGAGCCAGTCCTGGTACTCCTCCTGGGTCACGACCTCGACCTCGCCGAGCATCTTCGAGTGGCCCACGCCGCAGTACTCCGCGCAGTAGAGCTGGTAGGTGCCCAGGCTGGTGGGCTTGGTCTTGATGGTGTTGTGCGTGCCGGGGACGGCGTCCTGCTTCAGGCCCATCTCGGGCACGTGGAGGGCGTGCAGCCAGTCGTTCGACGTGACGTTGAGGTAGACGTTCTTCCCCCGCGGCAGGACGAGCGTGCCGGTCGTCGAGACGTTGGCGTCCTGGTAGTTGTAGTTCCAGAGGTACTTCTGGCCGACGACCTCGACCTCGACCGCCTCGTCGGTCGGCTGGTAGGCGCTCTCGGGCTGGGCGACGTACTCGTTGGCCATCACGCCGTAGGAGGCGTACCCGACGACCAGCAGGACCAGCGCGGTCGCGATGGTCCACGAGATCTCGAGCCGCCGGTTCTCCTTGGTCGGCTTGGGGTCGTCGTTCTTCCGGTACTTCCACACGGTGTAGACGAGGATGCCCTCGACCAGCACCGTGATGGGTATCGCCATGTACAGCAGCTGGGTGTTCAGCGACTGTATCAGCGCCTCCGTCGTGGAGTCGTACCCTTGCGCGAGCACCGGGTCGGCGAACAGGGCGAGCCCCGCGATCCCCAGTAGCGTTGCGAACGCTGTCCGCTTTGCACTCATGTCGGTGAGGAATTGGGACGAGACTCATAAATACCTACTGACTTCCCGATTCGAGACGTCGGATTCGACGGGCCGTCCGCCCCGCGATTCGGTTCTTCTAAATACGACGAGTCCCCACAACCGACTAGGAGATTCTCGTGACCGGACACACGCCTCGGCGGTTCGTCACGATGCTCGCCGGCACGGCGCTGGGCGTCTACCTGCTGGTGGTCGTCGGCGCGACCACGGCCCTGACCGACGCCGCGGCCGCCTGCCCGACGTGGCCCGCGTGCAACGGTCGCTGGCTGGTCCCGCTCGACCGGCCGACGCTCGCGGTTGCCTGGGGCCACCGGGTCGCCGCGCTGGTCGTCGGCACCGGGCTCGCGGTCACGACCGCGCTCGCGTGGACCGGCGACGCCGACCGCCGGGTCCGGACCGCGCTCGCGACCTCGGCGGTGCTCTACCCCGCCCAGGTCGCACTGGGCGCGTTCGCCGCGACGACAGGCACGCCGGCGCTGCTGTCGGCGGTCCACCTCGTCGGCGGCATGGCCATCTTCGGCGGCATCGTCCTCGCGCTCGCGTGGACGCTCGAACCCGAGACGTTCGACGAACCCACCGGCGTCGCGGACCCGGACGAGGTTCCCGACGCCGCGGAGTCCGGTCCCGCGCCGACCGCCGACCTCCCCGGTGGTCCGCTGGCCCGCGCGAAGCGCACCGGGTTCGCCTACTTCCGGCTGATGAAGCCCCGGCTGATGTGGCTGCTCTGTCTGGTCGCCTCGGCCGGGATGGCGCTGGCCGCCGGCCCCGCACTGGAGGTCGAGACGGTCGTCGCCACCCTCACCGGCGGCGTGCTATCCATCGGCGCCTCGGGCACGTTCAACCACGTCCTCGAGCGCGACGTCGACCGGAAGATGAACCGGACCGCCGACCGCCCCGCGGCGACCGACCGGACCCCGGTCCGGAACGCCGTGGCGTTCGGCCTCGGGCTGGCCGCGCTCTCGCTGGTCGCGTTCCTGACGGTCAACGTGCTGGCGGCCGCGCTCGGGATGTTCGCCATCCTGTTCTACAGCGTCATCTACACGCTGGTGCTCAAGCCCAACACCGTCCAGAACACGGTCATCGGCGGCTTCGCCGGCGCGCTGCCCGCCCTCATCGGCGGGGCCGCGGTCACGGGCGAGATCGGCCTCCCGGCTATCGTGCTCGCCGGGGTCATCTTCCTGTGGACGCCCGCCCACTTCTACAACCTCGCGCTGGCGTACAAGGACGACTACGCCCGCGGGGGCTTCCCGATGATGCCCGTGGTCCGGGGCGAGGCCGTGACCCGCAAGCACATCCTGCTGTACCTCGGCGCGACCCTGCTGGCGGCGGGCCTGCTCTCGGCCGTCACCACGCTCGGCCTGCTCTACGCCGCAACCAGCGTCGCCTTCGGCGGCGTCTTCCTCTGGACGGTCGTCCGCCTCCACAACGAGCAGACCGAGCAGGCGGCGTTCCGGTCGTTCCACGCCTCGAACGCCTATCTGGGCGCACTGCTGCTCGCGGTCGTCGCCGACGCGCTGGTGTTCTGACCTCGGCAGAAACGGACTCTACGACACTCGACTCAGACCATGACCCGAACGCTCGGCTTCGACGTCGGTCGACTCCGCCCGAGTCGCGACGCTCTGCTGTGGGCCGGACTTTTGATCAACACCGAACTCATCCTGACGTTCGCGTACCTGCTGCTCGCGGACGTGACCGTGACCGAGTGGCGGTACCTCGTCTTCCCGTTCGTCTGGCTCAACGTCAGCGCGTGGGCGCTGGTCCGGACCGACCCGGCGGCCCAGTCGCCGCGCGACCGCTACGTCGCGGCGGCGATGGCCGTCGGCTACTTCGGGCTGCTGGCGTACGCGGGCGGCATCGTCGGGCCCGGCGGGCACCACGCGCTCGGCTGGCGGGTCGCGTGGCTCCCGCCCGGATGGGGGCCGGCGCTGCTGTACACCGGCTCGGCGGTCAAGCTCTCGGTGATGCCGTACAAGCTGGTGGGCTACCTCACCCTCGCGTACCTCGTCTACGACACGGTGCTGGAGGCAGCGGGGTCGGCGGTGTCGGGGCTGCTCGGCCTGGTCTCGTGCGTCAGCTGCACGTGGCCGGTCGCCGCGACGCTGGCGGCCGGCGTCGTCGGGAGCGGCACCGCGGTGGCGGCCGCGGCCAGCGAGTGGTCGTACACCCTCGGGACGGTCGCGTTCGTCGTCACCGTGGCGCTGCTCCGGTGGCGCCCCTCCTTCGGCGGGCGGTTCTGACCGCCGCGGAGACGAGATTATTTTGCGTGATAATGACGGACAACTATAATTGACTCCGCGTCAGACGTTCGTCTGACGACCATGTCTCCGCCCGGCGACGACGCCCGACGGTTCGCCGCGATGCTGGCCGACAACGCCGACCACTCATCGGTCACGGCCGATCGGCTCGCGGGCACGACCGACGGCGTCGCGGACCTCGAGTCGGCGCTCGTCACCCACCTCGCGGACGGCGAGCGCCCGCGGTTCTGCTTCGAGGCCGCCCGGGAGGGCGTCGGCCTCGGAGACCCCGACGACACGGTCGACCCCGAGCGCGGCGGGGCATTCCTGTTCACCGACCTCCGGGTGTACCTCCAGCTGGGCGTCGGCGAGACCGGCGACAAGTCGCTGAGCCTCCCCTACGGCGACATCGACGGCGTGGGTCACCGCGACGGGCCGAAGCGCCACCGCATCGACCTGTCGGTCGCCGACACGGCGTACTACCTCTGGATTCCGGGCCGGTTCGACGCCGACGACGTGGCCCGGGCCGCGGAATACGCCACCTACCGACGGAAGGCCGAGACGCCGGACACCGGCGGCGGCGACGTGTCCCGAACCGAGAGCCAGACCGTCGAGGAGCGGCTCCGCCGGCTCGGCGACGCCCACTCGCGCGGGCTCATCTCGACCGAGGAGTTCGAGCGCCGGAAGCAGAACCTCAAGGAGTACGACGAGTAGCGAATCGAACGGCTTACCAGCCGACCGCAACAATCTCCGCCCATGAGCGAGGTACTCGTCGCCGAGGACCTCCGGAAGTCCTACGGCGACGCGACGGCGCTCGACGGCGTCTCGCTGTCGGTCGGCGAGGGCGAGGTGTTCGCGCTCATCGGGCCGAACGGTGCCGGCAAGACCACGCTGGTCCGGTCGCTGACCGGGACGACCGACCCGGATGCGGGGTCGGTGTCGGTGTTCGGGACCGACCCGACCGCGGTCGACCGCCAGCGGCTCGGCCTGCTCCCCCAGTCGTTCGACCCGCCCGAGCGGCTCACCGCGCGCGAGCTCGTCGACTACTACGCCGGCCTCTACGACGAGGCCCGCGACCCGGAGGCGGTGCTCGCGGAGGTCGGGATGGCCGACGCCGACGCGACCTGGTACGAGAACCTCTCGGGCGGCCAGCGCCGCCGGACCTGCGTCGGCACCGCGCTGGTCAACGACCCCGACCTGCTCTTCCTCGACGAGCCCACCACGGGCATCGACCCCGCGGGCCGGCGCGCGCTCTGGACCCTCATCGAGGACCTGGCCGACCGCGGGACCACGGTGTTCCTGACGACCCACTACATGGAGGAGGCTCACCGGCTCGCCGACCGGGTGGCCCTGCTGGCCGACGGCGAGGTCGCGGCGGTCGGCACCCCGACGGACCTGGTTGCCGAGCACGGCGGCCGGACGCGGGTGGTCGTCGAGACCGAGCGCAGCGGTGAAGCGGCGGTCGAGGCGCTCGCCGACACCGACTTCGAGGCCGAGGTGACCGACGAGGGGCTGGTCGTCGCGGGCGTCGCCCCCGAGGACATCGGCGACGTGGTCGAGGCCCTGAACGACGCGGGCGTCGCCTACGAGTCGCTGACCTGGAAGGAGCCCGACCTCGAGGACGCCTTCCTCCGGCTGACCGGGCGGTCGGTCGCGGGCGGCACGGACGCTACGGTCGGTCGGGAGAGCGACCTGGCTGGTCAGGAGCGCGGCGACAGCGAAACCGCCCTCGCGGGAGGCGAGCGATGACTACCGCGGGTCGGGTCCGGGCGGAGGCCAGCGCGGCGTGGCGGTCGTTCACCCGGCGGCGGACCGCGGTGTTCTTCACGTTCTTCTTCCCGGTCATCCTCATCCTCATCTTTGCGGTGCTGGTCCAGACCAACCCGGGCGGCGGCGGCCTATTCGCCCAGCCGCCGGGCTACTACCTGCCTGGCTACCTCGCGGTCGTGGTGCTGTTCACGCCGCTCTCGCGGGTCGGCTCGGAGGTCGCGCGCCACCGCGAGGGCAACCGGTTCGAGAAGCTGGCGACCACGCCGCTGGGCCGGGCCGAGTGGCTGCTGGCCCACACGCTGGTCAACGTCGCCATCATCGGCATCGCGGGGCTGCTCATCCTCGGGCTGATGGCGCTGGTGACCGGCACCGCGAGCCTGGCGCTCGGCCCGGCGAACCTCGCGCTCGTCGCGGTGCTCGTCGCGTTCGCGGTCGCGCTGTTCTGCGGTCTCGGCGCGGTGCTCGGCGGCCTGGCCGACTCTCAGGACGGCGTCATCGCCGCGAGCAACACCATCGCGCTCCCGCTGCTGTTCCTCTCGGACACGTTCGTCTCGCCGGGGCTGCTGCCGGGGTGGTTCCGGCCCGCGATGAACCTCTCGCCGCTGACCTACTTCGCCCGGGGAGTCCGTGACCTGACATATCAGTCCGGCGTGGTGGGCGCCGATCCGCTGGTCGCAGGCTGGGGGGCGAACCTCGCGGTGCTGGCCGCGCTCACTCTGGTGTTCTTCGCTGCCGGGGCGTACGCGATTCCCCGGACGGACTGAGGAAATCGGACGCCGCCGTGTCGTCCTTTCGCGCTCGACCGATTTTTCACCGCTGGCGCGCGCTGGCGGACCCTCGTGGTCCGCCAGTGCGTGCGAGGGATGACTGAGCGATCGGAGGGAGCGAAGGAAGAGGCTGGGGAGGGACGAGGCTCGCGGTCGCGGTGCGGGGCGGTGCGGGACAGAGGTGACGGCAGTAGCTAGCTCCACCGAATCAGTCGTCTTCGGAATCGAATTGACCGCACTCTCTACCGTCGCAGCGAAAATACGAACGGCGCAACCGCGGCCATGTACTCGTCGACGCCGTAGACGTGGTTGAGCATCAGGTACGTCACGATGCCGAGCGCGAGGCTCAGACTCCACGCGCCGGCCGCCCAGCGGCCGACCTTCGCGTGAGCGGTGTCCCGGAGCTCCGCGGGCGTGTGGGTCAGTCCGAGCACGACGGCGTGGAGCACCACGGGGACCGCGACCACCGACAGCACGATGTGGATCGCCAGCATCGCGAGGTAGGCGTAGTAGACCGGCCCGGTCACGGCGATGGACTTCTCGCCGCCCCCGCCGACCTTCACGAGGTAGAGCACCAGGAAGGCAAGGATGAGGGTGAACGCGGTCAGCATCGCGGCGCGGTGCTTGCGGACCTCGCCCTTGCGGATCCAGCGCCACCCGAGCAGCAGCGATGTGAGCGCGACGGTGTTCACGACCGCGATGGCGTGGCTCAGCAGGTCCACGGTCGGGCGTTCGAGCTCCGGGTAGATGGGGAGGAGGCCGGCGAACGTCCCGAGCACGAGCACGTAGCCGAGTATCGAGAGGACCGCAGTCGCGGCGCGCGGGTTGTCCTTCACCCGGCGCTTTGCGGTTGTGGTCGCCATGTCCGGTCGTTGGGACTATCGACTCAAGTGTATTGCTGTCCGTCCTCGAACGATTTTGGAAGTTCGAGTTGCCACGTGCAGATCATTTTCCGACACCACTCGACGGTGAGCGGACGGACGACACCACGAAGCTAGCTACTGCCGTCACCGATGAGTTTCCGCACCGCCCCGCACCGCGACGGCCTCACCCCTCCCCAGCCGCCTGCGCTTCTCGGCCTCCACTCCGTTCCGGCCTGCGATGCTCGTCCCTCGCACACGTCGGCGCGGC
This window encodes:
- the cyoE gene encoding heme o synthase; translated protein: MLAGTALGVYLLVVVGATTALTDAAAACPTWPACNGRWLVPLDRPTLAVAWGHRVAALVVGTGLAVTTALAWTGDADRRVRTALATSAVLYPAQVALGAFAATTGTPALLSAVHLVGGMAIFGGIVLALAWTLEPETFDEPTGVADPDEVPDAAESGPAPTADLPGGPLARAKRTGFAYFRLMKPRLMWLLCLVASAGMALAAGPALEVETVVATLTGGVLSIGASGTFNHVLERDVDRKMNRTADRPAATDRTPVRNAVAFGLGLAALSLVAFLTVNVLAAALGMFAILFYSVIYTLVLKPNTVQNTVIGGFAGALPALIGGAAVTGEIGLPAIVLAGVIFLWTPAHFYNLALAYKDDYARGGFPMMPVVRGEAVTRKHILLYLGATLLAAGLLSAVTTLGLLYAATSVAFGGVFLWTVVRLHNEQTEQAAFRSFHASNAYLGALLLAVVADALVF
- a CDS encoding cytochrome c oxidase subunit 3 produces the protein MTVADDSSEEHGHHLPAVEDWPRGFGEASWWPFVTALGGAGIYIGAALFLLGRGQQPVVDPIYGPVAFVGAVTLFLVGLYGWVYHAFVKAFWSSDGHGGNALKWGMVLFLGSEMATFGAGFVYYFWIRVGTWSTEGLPHLLGSLVLINTALLVLSSITLHWAHVELRKDNRQNFLVGLAATLVLGIVFIGGQVYEYYQFIQHEGFNLGSGIFGSAFYALTGLHGLHVSMGAVLLGIVFVRALYGQYTADQDLSVTTVSMYWHFVDAVWIFLVVVLYAGAEIAV
- a CDS encoding DUF7313 family protein, with product MEPLSLLGPIDVLEPYVEYVVFALVLVNMGTRWWAYRDYRKQARSDDREEELDRNWLHELSNVVLVLGSFYLLTLHHHAGMVLSSLVLGLFITDFFEFESKEVELRRDEKITSPKGSITASVLVLLYAGYISLFFLVDQWWNAVV
- a CDS encoding M28 family peptidase, which codes for MTQWIGETFASDAGWDLLESLVDVGDRMAGSEGEREAAELAREALDRVGARNARLDEFDVQGWTRGDSAVRAGDTVQDCIALPRSPAETAAGELVDLGHGLPEDFEDADLSGKVVMAASNVPDYYDRFVHRREKYYHAVEAGAAAFVFRNHVEGCLPPTGSVGTDEDPIGDVPAVGVSKEVGARLARRWEGEEVEVAVEADASEATSRNVHAELGPDTDEEVLVTSHVDAHDIAEGAMDNGAGTAMVVEMARALAAREDELDTRVHFIAYGAEEVGLVGSGRDAESRDLDDIKAIVNNDGVVRGRTLSFHTHGFDALDEAAEAVGDDFGHPVTTIPEQGPHSDHWPYVQWGVPGYHVMSETGDEGRGWGHTYADTLDKLEVRDLREQAILLTELTVRLASQEFDVEHKEPEEIAAALEAEDQAEGMKIIGDWPYDG
- a CDS encoding NAD(+)/NADH kinase; protein product: MTLGIVGEGALADRIRDAVADEASVVDGPASEVVAADPDAVAAVGESALLKLVRAEVDAPVLPVDAGPGYGGIAGDRAVDGGDDSLSAIDALLAREFETEPRAVLGVSVGGERVGRALADVMLVTTEPARISEYGVRSRGERVARFRADGVAVSTPTGSHGYGRSAGGPLLEPASGVVGVVPVAPFAVNVDHWVVSADRPVELTVERDEGAVSLLLDDEAVRRVRPHTPVSVREDGHLDLVRVADSRPFFER
- a CDS encoding class I SAM-dependent methyltransferase gives rise to the protein MGPTYNFGAYHWRRRFRRIASALALAAASRLLWRRGRSTRPAAILLALAAVWRGYAPVRRLLSPPPWTVEREKYDALGRALPVADADLVVDVGCGTGRSLVGLAPWLPDDATVVGLDVFDSRIILGNGPALARRNAARAGLDVAPVAGDASRLPLGDDTADAVTACRVLHDLPRADAERALAEARRACRPDGVVGVLELPLTHGADADPVDYWRGLVDAAGFDVRRAEPVTGDGAGTEYVVVVAEPGPTAD
- a CDS encoding DUF7546 family protein — its product is MTRTLGFDVGRLRPSRDALLWAGLLINTELILTFAYLLLADVTVTEWRYLVFPFVWLNVSAWALVRTDPAAQSPRDRYVAAAMAVGYFGLLAYAGGIVGPGGHHALGWRVAWLPPGWGPALLYTGSAVKLSVMPYKLVGYLTLAYLVYDTVLEAAGSAVSGLLGLVSCVSCTWPVAATLAAGVVGSGTAVAAAASEWSYTLGTVAFVVTVALLRWRPSFGGRF
- the pdhA gene encoding pyruvate dehydrogenase (acetyl-transferring) E1 component subunit alpha, with translation MAIQAPDVTRVVEPDGTVDERTVPDLTESAVTDLYRLQVLARTFDEKAVKLHRQGRIGTYAPLQGQEAAQVGAAFALSESDYCFPTYRDHAMYLTRGLELEDVLVHLLGEGNYVDREDSEGLRTFPPTIPIATQLPHAVGTSMAADYRGDDSATLVSFGDGATSEGDFHEGMNFAGVFETPTVFFCQNNQWAISVPRERQTASATIAQKAHAYGFDGVRVDGNDVLAVYGAVRDALDAAKDGEGPRLIEAVTYRRGAHTTTDDPSKYRDDEEVEEWQQKDPLERTRDYLEEAHDWGDDDEREVREWADDRVAEAVVNVEDRTGMDVDDIFEHVYARTPETLRRQRREVVDEPEVER
- the coxB gene encoding cytochrome c oxidase subunit II; its protein translation is MSAKRTAFATLLGIAGLALFADPVLAQGYDSTTEALIQSLNTQLLYMAIPITVLVEGILVYTVWKYRKNDDPKPTKENRRLEISWTIATALVLLVVGYASYGVMANEYVAQPESAYQPTDEAVEVEVVGQKYLWNYNYQDANVSTTGTLVLPRGKNVYLNVTSNDWLHALHVPEMGLKQDAVPGTHNTIKTKPTSLGTYQLYCAEYCGVGHSKMLGEVEVVTQEEYQDWLDEQQGNSSA